Proteins encoded together in one Microbacterium sp. zg-Y625 window:
- a CDS encoding vitamin K epoxide reductase family protein, whose product MSTTAATTLRPPRALAVFWIVAAAAGWVVSFLLYQEYIGQLTGADPLFSCQISVLVTCGPNLLSPGGNLLGFSNSIIGMTLFLGPIYAGISALAAPDGLRAWFWRVFTVFVLGGFLLVHVFAYRSVFEYGSLCPWCMVVWLVTIPLFWFTLGWALRDGVWGRMPRLGAALLGWAPLLTVVNYALIAVVAQLRLDVLGSL is encoded by the coding sequence ATGTCGACCACAGCCGCGACCACCCTCCGTCCGCCGCGCGCGCTCGCCGTGTTCTGGATCGTCGCCGCGGCGGCCGGGTGGGTGGTGTCGTTCCTGCTGTACCAGGAGTACATCGGGCAGCTGACAGGAGCGGACCCGCTGTTCTCGTGCCAGATCAGCGTGCTGGTCACGTGCGGGCCCAACCTGCTTTCGCCCGGCGGCAACCTGCTCGGGTTCAGCAACTCGATCATCGGCATGACGCTCTTCCTCGGACCGATCTACGCCGGCATCAGTGCGCTCGCCGCCCCCGACGGGCTGCGGGCGTGGTTCTGGCGCGTGTTCACCGTGTTCGTCCTCGGCGGCTTCCTGCTGGTGCACGTCTTCGCCTACCGCAGTGTCTTCGAGTACGGCTCCCTGTGCCCCTGGTGCATGGTCGTGTGGCTCGTGACCATTCCGCTCTTCTGGTTCACGCTCGGCTGGGCGCTCCGAGACGGCGTGTGGGGGCGGATGCCGCGCCTCGGCGCCGCGCTGCTGGGCTGGGCGCCGCTTCTCACCGTCGTGAACTACGCCCTCATCGCCGTCGTCGCGCAGCTTCGGCTCGACGTACTCGGCAGTCTCTGA
- a CDS encoding septum formation family protein: protein MKKRDHTMKLARPQVAFAGLVVLGMTTLTACSAASLPNTGSEPVRDAESGQVTESSDAVDVFSIRVGDCLNTSELSGETELESVPIVPCDEPHEDEVYHAFDSASSEFPGTDALSAEADETCIAEFATFVGTPWEESALEYWPMYPSEQSWAGGDREILCMLYDPTVETVTGTLAGAAR, encoded by the coding sequence ATGAAAAAGAGAGACCACACCATGAAGCTCGCTCGTCCCCAGGTCGCCTTCGCCGGCCTCGTCGTGCTCGGCATGACCACGCTGACCGCGTGTTCCGCCGCGTCGCTGCCCAACACCGGTTCGGAGCCCGTCCGCGATGCTGAAAGCGGCCAGGTCACCGAGAGCTCCGACGCTGTCGACGTGTTCTCGATCCGCGTGGGTGACTGCCTCAACACGTCGGAGCTCAGCGGCGAGACCGAGCTGGAGAGCGTCCCCATCGTCCCCTGCGACGAGCCGCACGAGGACGAGGTCTACCACGCGTTCGACTCCGCGTCGTCGGAGTTCCCCGGCACCGACGCGCTCTCGGCCGAGGCCGACGAGACGTGCATCGCCGAGTTCGCCACCTTCGTGGGCACGCCCTGGGAGGAGTCGGCGCTGGAGTACTGGCCGATGTACCCCAGCGAGCAGTCCTGGGCAGGTGGGGACCGCGAGATCCTCTGCATGCTGTACGACCCCACGGTCGAGACCGTGACCGGCACGCTCGCCGGCGCGGCACGCTAG
- a CDS encoding ParA family protein: protein MAGKAQAAKTAAGDTPIGPTGRPYQGFPTPPKLNGHGPARIISLCNQKGGVGKTTTTINLAASLAEYGRRVLAVDFDPQGALSAGLGIATHEIPTIYDLLLDSKRDPHEVIVPTAVEGLDILPANIDLSAAEVHLVNEVARETILARVLRKVAGEYDVILVDCQPSLGLLTVNALTASHGVLIPLECEFFALRGVALLIETIDKVRDRLNPTIELDGVLATMYDPRTLHSREVLERVVDAFGDDVLETVIGRTVKFPDASVSGVPIIDFAPEHPAAQAYLRLARELVARGAVA, encoded by the coding sequence GTGGCGGGTAAGGCACAGGCGGCGAAGACCGCGGCGGGGGACACACCCATCGGTCCCACCGGCCGCCCCTATCAGGGCTTCCCGACCCCACCCAAGCTCAACGGCCACGGTCCCGCACGCATCATCTCGCTGTGCAACCAGAAGGGCGGCGTCGGCAAGACGACGACCACCATCAACCTCGCCGCCTCGCTGGCCGAGTACGGCCGCCGGGTGCTCGCGGTGGACTTCGACCCGCAGGGTGCCCTCTCGGCGGGTCTCGGCATCGCGACGCACGAGATCCCCACCATCTACGACCTGCTGCTGGACAGCAAGCGCGACCCGCACGAGGTGATCGTGCCCACCGCCGTCGAGGGCCTGGACATCCTCCCCGCCAACATCGACCTGTCGGCGGCCGAGGTGCACCTGGTCAACGAGGTCGCCCGTGAGACGATCCTCGCCCGCGTGCTGCGCAAGGTCGCCGGGGAGTACGACGTCATCCTGGTCGACTGCCAGCCGTCGCTCGGCCTGCTGACGGTCAACGCGCTCACCGCCAGCCACGGCGTGCTCATCCCGCTCGAGTGCGAGTTCTTCGCGCTCCGCGGCGTCGCGCTGCTCATCGAGACGATCGACAAGGTGCGCGACCGCCTCAACCCCACGATCGAGCTCGACGGCGTGCTGGCCACCATGTACGACCCGCGCACCCTGCACTCGCGCGAGGTGCTGGAGCGAGTGGTCGACGCGTTCGGCGACGACGTGCTCGAGACCGTCATCGGCCGCACGGTGAAGTTCCCCGACGCCTCGGTGTCGGGCGTGCCGATCATCGATTTCGCGCCGGAGCACCCGGCCGCCCAGGCATACCTGCGGCTGGCGCGGGAGCTGGTCGCCCGTGGCGCCGTCGCCTGA
- a CDS encoding segregation and condensation protein A — MAPSPDDDTSAVVEPSTNAEAETATPGFRVSLDVFDGPFDLLLSLISQHELDITEVALSRVTDEFIAYLRSMQTAEQLDEASEFLVVAVTLLDMKVAGLLPQGELVDAESVALLEARDLLFARLLQYRAFKEVSAWFAQHLQAEDRRHTRSVPLEEKYRRAVPELVWTLSPDDFAALAVVAMAPKEIPHVGLDHLHAPLVSIREQAAIVVTLLRGAGTLNFRDLVAGVDQTGVVVARFLAVLELYRHAALSFEQLEPLGELTLRWTAERWSDDSLASLGADYDR, encoded by the coding sequence GTGGCGCCGTCGCCTGACGACGACACGTCCGCCGTCGTCGAGCCATCGACGAACGCCGAGGCCGAGACGGCCACCCCCGGATTCCGCGTGTCCCTCGACGTGTTCGACGGCCCGTTCGACCTGCTGCTGTCGCTCATCTCGCAGCACGAGCTCGACATCACCGAGGTCGCCCTCAGCCGGGTGACCGACGAGTTCATCGCCTACCTGCGATCGATGCAGACCGCGGAGCAGCTCGACGAGGCATCCGAGTTCCTCGTCGTCGCCGTGACGCTCCTGGACATGAAGGTGGCCGGCCTGCTGCCGCAGGGCGAGCTGGTGGATGCCGAGTCGGTCGCGCTCCTCGAGGCGCGCGACCTGCTCTTCGCGCGTCTGCTGCAGTACCGCGCGTTCAAAGAGGTCTCGGCGTGGTTCGCCCAGCACCTGCAGGCCGAGGATCGGCGGCACACCCGATCGGTGCCGCTCGAGGAGAAGTACCGTCGCGCCGTGCCGGAACTGGTGTGGACCCTCTCGCCCGACGACTTCGCCGCACTGGCCGTCGTCGCCATGGCCCCCAAGGAGATCCCGCACGTCGGACTCGACCACCTGCACGCGCCGCTGGTGTCGATCCGTGAGCAGGCGGCGATCGTCGTCACGCTGCTCCGCGGCGCCGGCACCCTCAACTTCCGCGACCTCGTCGCCGGCGTGGATCAGACCGGCGTCGTCGTCGCGCGGTTCCTCGCCGTGCTCGAGCTCTACCGCCATGCCGCCCTGTCGTTCGAGCAGCTCGAACCGCTGGGGGAACTGACCCTCCGCTGGACCGCCGAACGGTGGTCGGACGACAGCCTCGCCTCTCTGGGAGCCGATTATGACCGATGA
- the scpB gene encoding SMC-Scp complex subunit ScpB: protein MTDDPTLRTEPVAVSATDDGEEPVQRPQDVASVAERLEAILLVVDEPQSLVSLAAAVGAPVPAVRQAIEALVADYDGEAAGPRRGFELREVGGGWRFYVRAEHDALVSEFVNAQAPSRLSQAALETLAVIAYKQPVTRSQVASIRAVNVDSVVRTLVARGLITELFTDPETGAINYGTTDALLVNLGINSLDELPHISPLLDDGADGFDVEGLR from the coding sequence ATGACCGATGACCCCACGCTGCGCACCGAGCCCGTGGCGGTGTCCGCGACCGATGACGGCGAAGAGCCCGTGCAGCGGCCGCAGGACGTGGCATCCGTCGCGGAGCGTCTTGAGGCGATCCTGCTCGTCGTTGACGAGCCGCAGTCGCTCGTGAGCCTCGCTGCCGCCGTCGGCGCGCCCGTCCCGGCCGTGCGCCAGGCGATCGAGGCCCTCGTCGCCGACTACGACGGCGAGGCCGCGGGCCCCCGTCGCGGATTCGAGCTGCGCGAGGTGGGCGGTGGCTGGCGCTTCTACGTGCGCGCCGAGCATGACGCGCTCGTCTCGGAGTTCGTGAACGCACAGGCCCCGTCGCGGCTGTCGCAGGCGGCGCTCGAGACCCTGGCCGTCATCGCCTACAAGCAGCCCGTCACCCGCAGCCAAGTGGCGTCGATCCGTGCGGTCAACGTCGACTCTGTGGTGCGCACGCTCGTCGCGCGCGGCCTCATCACCGAGCTGTTCACCGACCCCGAGACCGGGGCGATCAACTACGGCACGACCGACGCGCTGCTGGTGAACCTCGGCATCAACTCGCTCGACGAGCTGCCCCACATCTCGCCGCTGCTGGACGACGGCGCCGACGGGTTCGATGTGGAAGGCCTGCGATGA
- a CDS encoding pseudouridine synthase: MDTEGVRLQKALANAGVASRRVSENLIVEGRVRVNGQVVTELGSRVDPERDLIDVDGTVIQLDQSKRYVMLNKPTGVVSTMKDENGRPDLRQYTKDWPERLYNVGRLDAETSGLLVLTNDGDLAHVLAHPSFGVTKVYIAKVSGRVTAQTIARLTKGIELEDGPIAADKARLLDTSGETSLVELTLHSGRNRIVRRMMAEVGHPVVELVRRQFGPLHLGTLPAGRARELTTVERGALLTLARAATEEPSPGDQESQ, from the coding sequence ATGGACACCGAGGGTGTACGGCTGCAGAAGGCGCTCGCGAACGCGGGAGTCGCCTCGAGGAGGGTGTCTGAGAATCTCATCGTCGAAGGCCGCGTGCGGGTGAACGGGCAGGTCGTCACCGAGCTCGGGTCCCGCGTCGACCCCGAGCGCGACCTCATCGACGTGGACGGCACGGTCATCCAGCTCGACCAATCCAAGCGCTACGTCATGCTCAACAAGCCCACCGGCGTCGTGAGCACGATGAAGGACGAGAACGGTCGACCCGACCTGCGCCAGTACACGAAGGACTGGCCGGAGCGGCTCTACAACGTCGGACGCCTGGATGCCGAGACCTCCGGGCTGCTGGTGCTCACCAACGACGGCGACCTCGCCCACGTGCTCGCCCACCCGTCGTTCGGAGTGACCAAGGTCTACATCGCCAAGGTGTCCGGCCGGGTCACGGCGCAGACCATCGCCCGGCTGACCAAGGGCATCGAGCTGGAGGACGGCCCCATCGCCGCCGACAAGGCGCGGCTGCTCGACACGTCCGGCGAGACGAGCCTGGTCGAACTCACCCTGCACTCCGGTCGCAACCGCATCGTGCGGCGCATGATGGCCGAGGTCGGCCACCCCGTCGTGGAGCTCGTCCGACGCCAGTTCGGGCCGCTGCACCTGGGAACACTCCCGGCTGGCCGTGCGCGCGAGTTGACTACAGTGGAACGCGGCGCGCTGCTCACTTTGGCGCGCGCCGCGACGGAGGAGCCGTCGCCGGGCGACCAGGAGAGCCAGTGA
- a CDS encoding prephenate dehydrogenase: MTDSTTGPLAARVQGPVRIVGAGLLGSSIGHALRARGVDVVLDDTSPAQLRLAIDYGAGRAARADDAPVLVVVAVPPDVTADVIERELVAYPQAVVTDVASVKLEPLRRLRERGVDLTRYIGSHPLAGRERGGAIAARADIFVGRPWVVCRDGETRPGDLALVEGLALDLGAMPLEMSPEEHDRAVALTSHVPQLVASLLAGRFVDAPEGSLRLAGQGVRDTTRIAASAPELWVQILGANAAPVVDVLDALAADLTAVSAALREPEVPGARRDVAETIRRGNDGVERLPGKHGQNRRFEQVVVMVDDRPGQLGRLFGDLGVLDVNVEDLRLEHSPGAQFGLAEVSVVPAAVRRTVDGLTARGWKIASTND, from the coding sequence GTGACCGATTCGACGACGGGGCCGCTCGCCGCGCGCGTGCAGGGCCCCGTCCGCATCGTGGGCGCGGGGCTGCTGGGGTCCAGCATCGGCCACGCACTGCGTGCCCGTGGCGTCGACGTCGTGCTCGACGACACGTCGCCGGCACAGCTGCGCCTGGCCATCGACTACGGCGCCGGCCGTGCCGCCCGCGCCGATGACGCGCCCGTGCTCGTCGTGGTGGCGGTGCCGCCGGACGTCACGGCCGACGTCATCGAGCGGGAGCTTGTTGCGTACCCCCAGGCCGTCGTCACCGACGTCGCGAGCGTCAAGCTCGAGCCGCTGCGACGGCTGCGTGAGCGCGGCGTGGATCTCACCCGTTACATCGGCTCCCACCCGCTGGCCGGCCGCGAGCGGGGCGGCGCCATCGCCGCCCGTGCCGACATCTTCGTCGGCCGTCCGTGGGTCGTCTGCCGCGACGGCGAGACCCGGCCCGGCGACCTCGCTCTCGTGGAGGGCCTTGCCCTCGACCTCGGCGCCATGCCGCTCGAGATGAGCCCCGAGGAGCATGACCGGGCGGTCGCCCTCACCTCCCACGTGCCGCAGCTGGTGGCGAGCCTCTTGGCCGGCCGCTTCGTCGACGCGCCCGAGGGCTCGCTGCGCCTCGCCGGCCAGGGCGTGCGGGACACCACGCGCATTGCGGCATCCGCTCCGGAGCTCTGGGTGCAGATCCTCGGCGCCAACGCAGCCCCGGTGGTCGACGTCCTCGACGCGCTGGCCGCCGACCTCACGGCCGTGTCGGCGGCGCTGCGCGAACCCGAGGTCCCCGGCGCCCGCCGCGACGTGGCCGAGACCATCCGACGCGGAAACGACGGAGTCGAGCGCCTCCCCGGCAAGCACGGTCAGAACCGCCGTTTCGAACAGGTCGTGGTGATGGTCGATGACCGCCCCGGCCAGCTGGGGCGCCTCTTCGGCGACCTCGGCGTCCTCGACGTGAACGTCGAGGACCTGCGCCTGGAGCATTCGCCCGGCGCACAATTCGGCCTGGCGGAAGTCAGCGTCGTCCCCGCCGCGGTGCGACGGACCGTCGACGGCCTGACGGCGCGGGGCTGGAAGATTGCGAGCACCAATGACTGA
- the cmk gene encoding (d)CMP kinase, whose amino-acid sequence MTDTSQSTAATVGGPVVVAIDGPAGSGKSSVSKQAARRLSFGYLDTGAAYRALAWHALSHGVDTSDAVSVLEVAGDFDFAISLDPDDYWVRVGATDVTDAIREPRVSDAVSGVARVPAVREAVNAMFRALVATSGLDGVIVEGRDITTVVTPDAPVRILLTAAPEVRAARRSAEITTQDATAVADALHRRDAADAKVVDFLTAAPGVTVVDSTALNFEQTVDAVLDVVRAETGAHHER is encoded by the coding sequence ATGACTGACACCTCACAGAGCACTGCGGCGACGGTCGGCGGACCCGTCGTCGTCGCGATCGACGGCCCGGCCGGCAGCGGTAAGTCCAGCGTGTCGAAGCAGGCCGCCCGGCGGCTGTCGTTCGGCTACCTCGACACCGGCGCCGCCTACCGCGCCCTGGCCTGGCACGCGCTGTCGCACGGCGTCGACACCTCCGACGCCGTTTCGGTGCTCGAGGTCGCCGGCGACTTCGACTTCGCCATCTCGCTCGACCCCGACGACTACTGGGTGAGGGTCGGCGCCACCGACGTGACCGACGCCATCCGCGAGCCCCGCGTGTCGGACGCTGTGAGCGGCGTCGCGCGGGTGCCCGCGGTACGCGAGGCCGTCAACGCCATGTTCCGGGCGCTCGTGGCGACGTCGGGCCTGGACGGTGTCATCGTCGAGGGCCGGGACATCACGACGGTCGTGACCCCCGACGCGCCGGTGCGGATTCTCCTCACCGCAGCACCCGAGGTGCGCGCCGCGCGCCGCAGCGCCGAGATCACGACGCAGGATGCCACGGCCGTCGCCGACGCCCTGCATCGTCGCGACGCCGCCGACGCCAAGGTCGTGGACTTCCTCACCGCCGCCCCCGGCGTGACGGTGGTCGATTCGACCGCATTGAATTTCGAACAGACTGTGGACGCCGTACTCGACGTCGTCCGCGCAGAGACGGGAGCGCACCATGAGCGCTGA
- the der gene encoding ribosome biogenesis GTPase Der produces the protein MSAEEEYEGGPDNLAEKLADMDEHLAEQRAATLRASLSDYELDDEDAGLLAGAAQGDDGVEYTPALPVVAIVGRPNVGKSALVNRILGRREAVVEDTPGVTRDRVTYKAEWMDRRFSLVDTGGWEPDARGIDRSVAAQAEVAIDLADVVLFVVDAMVGATSTDEHVVKLLRKSGKPVFLVANKIDDQRHEPEAAALWALGLGEPYPVSAIHGRGVADLLDAVMKVLPEVSAVAKQEIGGPRRVAILGRPNVGKSSLLNKAAGEERVVVNELAGTTRDPVDEVVELGGKLWRLVDTAGIRRRVHLQQGADFYASLRTSAALEKAEVAVVVLDVSQPLSEQDVRIIDLVLESGRALVLAFNKWDRLNDDDMENIDRRRYLEREIEQDLAHVAWAPRVNISALTGRHLDKLVPALETALDSWDQRIPTGKFNAFLSELVAEHPHPLRGGKQPRILFGTQASTRPPTFVLFTTGFLDPGYRRFIQRRLRELFGFEGTPIVINMRVREKRQR, from the coding sequence ATGAGCGCTGAAGAAGAGTACGAAGGCGGCCCGGACAACCTGGCCGAGAAGCTCGCCGACATGGACGAGCACCTGGCCGAGCAGCGCGCGGCGACCCTGCGCGCCTCGCTGTCGGACTACGAGCTCGACGACGAAGACGCCGGGCTGCTCGCCGGTGCCGCGCAGGGCGACGACGGCGTGGAGTACACCCCGGCGCTGCCGGTGGTCGCGATCGTCGGTCGCCCCAACGTCGGCAAGTCCGCGCTGGTCAACCGCATCCTCGGCCGCCGCGAGGCCGTCGTGGAGGACACCCCCGGCGTGACCCGCGACCGCGTCACCTACAAGGCCGAGTGGATGGACCGCCGGTTCTCGCTGGTGGACACCGGCGGCTGGGAGCCCGACGCCCGCGGCATCGACCGATCGGTGGCCGCGCAGGCCGAGGTCGCCATCGACCTCGCCGACGTGGTGCTCTTCGTCGTCGACGCGATGGTCGGCGCCACCTCGACCGACGAGCACGTCGTGAAGCTGCTGCGCAAGAGCGGCAAGCCGGTGTTCCTCGTCGCCAACAAGATCGACGACCAGCGCCATGAGCCGGAAGCCGCAGCCCTGTGGGCTCTCGGACTCGGGGAGCCGTACCCCGTCTCGGCCATCCACGGCCGCGGCGTCGCTGACCTTCTCGACGCGGTCATGAAGGTGCTGCCGGAGGTCTCGGCGGTCGCCAAGCAGGAGATCGGCGGCCCCCGCCGCGTGGCGATCCTCGGTCGCCCCAACGTCGGAAAGTCGTCGCTGCTGAACAAGGCCGCAGGCGAAGAGCGCGTCGTCGTCAACGAGCTCGCGGGAACCACCCGCGACCCGGTCGACGAGGTCGTCGAGCTGGGCGGCAAGCTCTGGCGCCTGGTCGACACCGCCGGCATCCGTCGCCGGGTGCACCTGCAGCAGGGCGCCGACTTCTACGCGTCGCTGCGCACCTCGGCGGCGCTCGAGAAGGCGGAGGTCGCCGTCGTCGTGCTCGACGTCAGCCAGCCGCTGAGCGAGCAGGACGTGCGCATCATCGACCTCGTGCTCGAGTCGGGGCGCGCGCTCGTGCTGGCGTTCAACAAGTGGGATCGCCTGAACGATGACGACATGGAGAACATCGACCGTCGCCGCTACCTCGAGCGCGAGATCGAGCAGGACCTCGCCCACGTGGCGTGGGCTCCGCGCGTCAACATCTCCGCCCTGACCGGTCGCCACCTCGACAAGCTCGTGCCCGCGCTCGAGACGGCGCTGGACTCATGGGACCAGCGCATCCCCACCGGCAAGTTCAACGCGTTCCTCTCCGAGCTCGTCGCGGAGCACCCGCACCCGCTGCGCGGCGGCAAGCAGCCCCGCATCCTGTTCGGCACGCAGGCCTCGA